The following are encoded in a window of Longimicrobiaceae bacterium genomic DNA:
- a CDS encoding sialidase family protein yields the protein MNARSLLRPVAALLLLDAPLAAQVEVSEFIYEDPPTPQCHASTIVETPEGLVAAWFGGEHERHPSVGIWVARHENGQWTRPAEVANGLQLDGTRYPTWNPVLFQPEGGPLMLFYKVGPSPSQWWGMRVVSHDGGRTWSEPERLGEGLIGPVKNKPVVLPNGDILAGSSTEHDGWRVHFERSTDGGKTWTRTPPVNDGRQIGAIQPSILFHPDGRLQAIGRTRQDRLFTIESRDGGHTWGPMSLLDVPNPSAGTDAITLTDGRHLLAYNPTTSADGDNDRSTLSVALSEDGVHWQQVLVLENEPGKEFSYPAVIQTSDGLVHITYTWDRKRVKHVVLDPAKLQAAAPDQDRPR from the coding sequence GAACGCACGATCGTTGCTGAGACCTGTCGCCGCTCTCCTCCTTCTGGACGCCCCTCTCGCTGCACAGGTCGAAGTGTCCGAGTTCATCTATGAGGATCCCCCGACGCCCCAGTGTCACGCCTCGACCATCGTCGAGACACCTGAGGGGCTGGTCGCCGCCTGGTTCGGCGGCGAGCACGAGCGACATCCCAGCGTGGGGATCTGGGTAGCCCGTCACGAGAACGGGCAATGGACGCGACCCGCCGAAGTGGCCAACGGGCTCCAGCTCGACGGTACCCGCTACCCGACCTGGAACCCGGTGCTCTTTCAGCCGGAGGGTGGGCCGCTGATGCTCTTCTACAAGGTCGGGCCGAGTCCGAGTCAATGGTGGGGGATGCGCGTCGTCTCGCACGACGGCGGACGCACCTGGAGTGAGCCGGAGCGGCTGGGAGAGGGGTTGATCGGGCCGGTGAAGAACAAGCCAGTGGTGCTGCCCAACGGCGACATCCTCGCCGGTTCGAGCACCGAGCACGACGGCTGGCGGGTACACTTCGAGCGCTCGACCGACGGCGGGAAGACCTGGACCCGGACGCCGCCGGTGAACGACGGTCGCCAGATCGGCGCCATCCAGCCCAGCATCCTCTTCCACCCCGATGGACGGCTGCAGGCGATCGGCCGCACCCGCCAGGACCGGCTGTTCACCATCGAGTCCCGCGATGGCGGCCACACCTGGGGTCCGATGAGTCTGCTGGACGTCCCCAACCCGAGCGCGGGGACGGATGCGATCACCCTCACCGACGGCCGGCACCTGCTCGCCTACAACCCCACCACCTCCGCGGACGGCGACAACGACCGGAGCACGCTCAGCGTTGCCCTCTCCGAGGACGGGGTACACTGGCAGCAGGTCCTCGTGCTCGAGAACGAGCCCGGGAAGGAGTTCTCCTACCCGGCCGTGATCCAGACCTCCGACGGCCTGGTGCACATCACCTATACCTGGGATCGGAAGCGGGTGAAGCACGTGGTGCTCGATCCCGCGAAGCTGCAGGCGGCCGCGCCCGACCAGGATCGACCCCGATGA